One Antarctobacter heliothermus DNA segment encodes these proteins:
- a CDS encoding lytic murein transglycosylase, with protein MRFSAIIGALMLAGAAQAQDVPCGGGFGTFVDSLRQEAVTLGHDADTVRRFFAGVQQSPAVLRADQRQGIFQDPFITFSRKLISQSRLDKGRQMADRYDSVFDRIESEFGLSRGVLLAFWAFETDFGAFQGDFNTVNALVTLAHDCRRPEIFRPQVFAALSLYAQGDIDPRTTTGAWAGEIGMVQMLPKDILINGVDGDGDGHVTPKTSAPDALMSGAKMLSHLGWRPNEPWLQEVVLPSDLDWYDTGMHATKTVAEWEQLGVRGRHGALDDGRLEASIIVPQGRKGPAFIAYPNFSVYFEWNQSFTYVLTAAYFGTRLQGAPVYDAGNPEPGLSGEQMKQLQSRLAARGYDVGKIDGILGAGTRDAVRNVQRELGMPADAWPTPALLNRL; from the coding sequence ATGCGGTTTTCAGCTATAATCGGCGCTCTGATGCTGGCAGGCGCGGCGCAGGCGCAGGACGTTCCCTGCGGCGGCGGCTTTGGCACTTTTGTGGATAGCCTCCGCCAAGAGGCGGTCACACTGGGTCATGACGCTGACACGGTTCGGCGGTTCTTTGCCGGCGTTCAGCAAAGCCCCGCCGTTCTTCGGGCTGACCAACGGCAGGGCATCTTTCAGGATCCGTTCATCACGTTTTCCCGCAAGCTGATTAGCCAGAGCCGTCTCGACAAGGGGCGTCAAATGGCGGACCGCTATGACAGCGTCTTTGACCGTATCGAAAGCGAATTCGGCCTGTCGCGCGGCGTGCTTTTGGCATTTTGGGCATTCGAGACGGATTTCGGGGCGTTTCAGGGGGATTTCAACACGGTGAACGCGCTGGTGACATTGGCGCATGACTGCCGTCGCCCTGAGATCTTTCGCCCGCAGGTTTTTGCCGCGCTTTCTCTGTACGCACAGGGAGATATTGACCCGCGCACTACAACAGGGGCCTGGGCGGGTGAAATCGGCATGGTGCAAATGCTGCCCAAAGACATTCTGATCAACGGCGTCGACGGGGATGGCGACGGTCATGTGACGCCCAAGACTTCTGCCCCCGATGCGCTGATGTCCGGGGCCAAGATGCTGTCCCACCTTGGCTGGCGTCCGAATGAGCCGTGGCTGCAAGAGGTTGTTCTGCCCTCCGATCTGGACTGGTACGACACCGGGATGCATGCCACCAAGACCGTCGCCGAATGGGAGCAGTTGGGCGTCCGGGGACGTCACGGCGCGCTGGACGACGGACGGCTTGAGGCCTCGATCATTGTGCCGCAGGGGCGCAAGGGACCGGCCTTTATCGCATATCCGAACTTCAGCGTCTATTTCGAGTGGAACCAGAGCTTTACCTACGTTCTGACCGCGGCCTACTTTGGCACCCGGCTGCAGGGCGCGCCGGTCTATGACGCGGGCAACCCGGAGCCGGGTCTGTCAGGTGAACAAATGAAGCAGTTGCAATCCAGACTGGCCGCGCGCGGCTATGATGTCGGCAAGATTGACGGCATTCTTGGCGCGGGTACACGGGATGCGGTGCGCAACGTGCAACGTGAACTGGGAATGCCTGCCGATGCCTGGCCAACGCCGGCTCTGCTTAACCGGCTGTAG
- a CDS encoding response regulator transcription factor, with translation MNVLIVESSKPLAQLWQRHLQRSGVDVWTAYTQNAAFELLETHSFQVIILDVVVENDSTLAVSDIAQFRQPDARVIFVTNTSFFSDGSIFNLCANACAYLPSSTPPDDLTNMVHHYARAS, from the coding sequence GTGAATGTGCTGATAGTGGAAAGCAGCAAACCGCTCGCTCAACTGTGGCAGCGCCATTTACAACGCAGTGGCGTCGATGTCTGGACAGCCTACACCCAGAACGCGGCTTTTGAACTGCTGGAAACCCACTCATTCCAGGTGATCATCCTTGATGTGGTGGTCGAGAACGACAGCACGCTGGCGGTGTCCGATATCGCCCAGTTCCGCCAGCCTGACGCGCGGGTCATCTTTGTCACCAACACCAGCTTCTTCTCGGACGGGTCAATCTTCAACCTGTGCGCGAATGCCTGCGCATATCTGCCCAGCTCGACGCCGCCGGATGACCTGACAAACATGGTGCACCACTACGCACGTGCCTCCTGA
- a CDS encoding glutathione S-transferase family protein — translation MGQLVDGIWHDGWYDTKKSGGKFVRSDSVSRNWITADGSAGPSGDGGFKAEPDRYHLYVSYACPWAHRALIFRKLKGLEDLITVSVVHPDMLGDGWTFDQDRDGATGDTLYGLPFLRDVYVKANPKATTRVTVPILWDKHRETIVSNESAEIIRMFNSAFDGLTGNTDDYWPKDLRDAIDPVNARIYDTLNNGVYKTGFATSQEAYDAAVHPLFDTLDWLEERLSLSRYLMGNRVTEADWRLFTTLIRFDMVYHCHFKCNRARIVDYPNLWAYTRELYQWPGVAETVNFAHITRHYHYSQDTVNPHRIVPVGPDLDLDAPHGRERLRAA, via the coding sequence ATGGGACAACTCGTTGACGGTATCTGGCACGACGGCTGGTACGACACCAAGAAATCCGGCGGAAAATTTGTCCGTTCGGACTCGGTTTCGCGCAACTGGATTACCGCGGACGGCTCGGCCGGTCCTTCGGGTGACGGCGGGTTCAAGGCGGAACCTGACCGCTATCATCTCTACGTCAGCTATGCATGCCCTTGGGCGCACCGCGCGTTGATCTTTCGCAAACTCAAGGGGCTGGAGGATCTAATCACTGTCAGTGTCGTGCACCCCGATATGCTGGGCGACGGCTGGACTTTTGACCAGGACAGGGACGGCGCAACTGGCGACACGCTGTATGGCTTGCCTTTCTTGCGCGACGTCTACGTCAAGGCGAACCCCAAGGCGACAACGCGGGTCACGGTGCCGATCTTGTGGGACAAGCACCGCGAAACCATCGTCTCAAACGAATCCGCCGAGATCATCCGCATGTTCAACAGCGCCTTTGACGGTCTGACCGGCAATACGGATGACTACTGGCCCAAAGATCTTCGCGATGCCATCGACCCGGTCAACGCGCGTATCTACGACACGCTTAATAATGGTGTCTACAAAACGGGCTTTGCCACGTCGCAAGAGGCCTATGACGCCGCCGTTCACCCGCTCTTTGATACGCTTGACTGGCTCGAGGAACGGCTGTCGCTCAGCCGCTATTTGATGGGTAATCGCGTCACAGAGGCCGACTGGCGACTTTTCACGACGCTGATCCGCTTTGACATGGTTTACCACTGTCACTTCAAATGCAATCGCGCGCGGATCGTGGATTACCCCAATCTCTGGGCCTACACCCGCGAACTGTACCAGTGGCCCGGTGTGGCCGAAACGGTGAATTTCGCCCATATCACGCGGCACTACCACTACAGCCAAGATACGGTGAACCCGCATCGCATCGTGCCTGTGGGTCCTGACCTCGATCTGGATGCTCCGCATGGGCGAGAGAGATTGCGGGCGGCCTGA
- a CDS encoding GlsB/YeaQ/YmgE family stress response membrane protein — translation MPIVWLIIVGAAAGFLATRMMKMDTGVLPTIAIGIGGALIGGLIIRFLLAVTGLLAGLVGAVLGALVLIWVYKTYLR, via the coding sequence ATGCCCATAGTCTGGCTTATTATCGTCGGCGCTGCCGCCGGCTTTCTTGCCACCCGCATGATGAAGATGGACACCGGCGTCTTGCCGACCATCGCCATCGGGATCGGCGGCGCGCTGATCGGTGGTCTGATCATTCGTTTCCTGTTAGCCGTCACCGGACTACTGGCGGGCCTTGTCGGTGCGGTGCTGGGCGCACTTGTACTGATCTGGGTGTATAAAACCTACTTGCGCTGA
- the fmt gene encoding methionyl-tRNA formyltransferase, with translation MRVIFMGTPDFSVPVLDALVAAGHDIACVYCQPPRPAGRGKKDRATPVHARAQALGLPVRHPTSLKSSTEQQAFADLNADIAVVVAYGLILPQAILDAPAHGCLNIHASLLPRWRGAAPIHRAIMAGDAETGICIMQMEAGLDTGPVLLREATPIGAAETTGELHDRLSVLGAELIVMALDRLDTLTPEAQPNDGATYAAKIDKSEAAIDWTLPAADVSRQIRGLSPFPGAWTTHTGNRIKLLGAEPATGQGAPGSLLDDTFTVACGENALRVTRAQRAGKGAQDAATFLNGHPLPPGTRLGD, from the coding sequence ATGCGCGTCATCTTCATGGGAACCCCGGATTTCTCTGTTCCAGTGTTGGACGCGCTTGTCGCGGCGGGACACGACATCGCCTGCGTCTATTGCCAGCCGCCCCGCCCAGCAGGCCGGGGAAAAAAGGACCGCGCCACGCCGGTCCATGCAAGGGCACAGGCACTGGGTCTGCCGGTCCGCCATCCCACCAGCCTTAAATCATCTACCGAACAGCAGGCGTTCGCCGATCTGAACGCCGACATCGCTGTGGTCGTCGCCTACGGCCTGATCCTGCCGCAGGCCATCCTCGACGCGCCGGCACATGGCTGCCTCAATATCCATGCCTCTCTATTGCCGCGCTGGCGCGGGGCGGCCCCAATTCACCGCGCGATCATGGCGGGAGACGCCGAAACCGGCATCTGCATCATGCAGATGGAGGCCGGTCTGGACACCGGCCCGGTCCTGCTGCGCGAGGCCACACCCATCGGTGCCGCCGAAACGACCGGCGAGCTGCACGACCGCCTTAGCGTGCTGGGCGCGGAACTGATCGTCATGGCGCTGGACAGGCTCGACACGCTCACGCCCGAAGCGCAACCCAATGATGGCGCTACCTACGCCGCCAAAATCGACAAGTCGGAGGCTGCGATCGACTGGACCCTCCCGGCGGCAGACGTCTCACGCCAGATCCGCGGCCTGTCGCCTTTTCCCGGTGCTTGGACCACGCACACGGGCAACCGGATCAAACTGCTCGGCGCGGAACCGGCGACTGGACAGGGCGCGCCCGGCTCGCTGTTGGACGACACGTTCACCGTCGCTTGCGGCGAGAACGCCCTGCGCGTCACGCGCGCCCAGCGGGCAGGAAAAGGCGCGCAAGACGCCGCTACCTTTCTGAATGGACATCCACTTCCGCCCGGCACCCGTCTGGGCGACTGA
- the def gene encoding peptide deformylase produces MTKRAFVPWPDKRLRTAAAPVAEITDDIRAIWQDMVDTMEAMPGVGLAAPQIGVMLRLAVVDASEERGKAILMANPVILHASVEFRDHEEASPNLPGVSAKISRPRAVTVTYLDHQGMKVRKDLVGLWATSVQHQIDHLQGRMYFDRLSKIKRDMLLRKARKLG; encoded by the coding sequence ATGACCAAACGGGCTTTCGTTCCCTGGCCGGACAAACGCCTGCGCACCGCCGCTGCCCCGGTCGCCGAGATCACCGATGACATCCGCGCCATCTGGCAGGACATGGTCGACACGATGGAGGCGATGCCCGGCGTTGGCCTTGCCGCGCCGCAGATCGGCGTCATGTTACGCCTCGCGGTGGTTGATGCCTCTGAAGAGAGGGGCAAGGCGATCCTGATGGCCAATCCGGTCATCCTGCATGCCTCGGTCGAGTTCCGCGACCACGAAGAGGCCAGCCCGAATCTGCCTGGGGTGTCTGCTAAAATCTCGCGCCCCCGTGCGGTTACGGTCACCTACCTTGACCATCAAGGCATGAAGGTGCGCAAGGATCTGGTCGGCCTCTGGGCAACCTCGGTCCAGCATCAGATCGACCATCTCCAAGGGCGTATGTATTTCGACAGACTCAGCAAGATCAAACGCGATATGCTGCTACGCAAGGCGCGCAAACTGGGCTAA
- the def gene encoding peptide deformylase — MSLLPILKWPDPRLAQVCTPVDDRAAVEQLVTDMFETMYAAPGRGLAAPQVGGTTRLFVMDAGWKEGDMTPLACLNPRISATTDVTAIATEGCLSVPGVSADVSRPAEITLAYTDLTGTAQEVTLTGAAATIAQHELDHLDGIMHFDRLDPTARAALLADYAKGQGA, encoded by the coding sequence ATGAGCCTGCTACCGATCCTGAAGTGGCCAGACCCGCGCTTGGCGCAGGTCTGCACCCCGGTTGATGACCGGGCCGCGGTTGAGCAGCTGGTCACCGATATGTTTGAGACGATGTATGCCGCTCCGGGCCGGGGTCTTGCCGCGCCGCAGGTCGGCGGGACGACGCGCCTTTTTGTCATGGATGCGGGCTGGAAAGAGGGTGACATGACCCCGCTTGCCTGCCTCAATCCAAGGATCTCCGCGACAACTGATGTTACTGCGATAGCGACCGAAGGCTGCCTGTCCGTGCCGGGTGTCAGCGCCGATGTCAGCCGACCCGCCGAGATCACGCTGGCCTATACCGACCTGACCGGCACCGCGCAGGAGGTGACCCTGACCGGTGCCGCCGCCACCATCGCTCAGCACGAACTGGATCATCTGGACGGCATTATGCATTTCGACCGTCTTGACCCGACGGCGCGCGCCGCCCTGCTGGCGGACTACGCAAAGGGGCAGGGCGCATGA
- the def gene encoding peptide deformylase, which produces MKRPILIHPDPRLKKHCDPVDDLSDDLRVLADDMLETMYAAPGIGLAAPQVGVMSRLIVLDCVKSDSEDAHRPLVMFNPKVLASSDERNVYEEGCLSIPDQYADVERPKIVDVEWIDRDGKLQSETFDGLWATCVQHEIDHLEGRLFIDYLKPLRRQLITRKMVKLKKERARERA; this is translated from the coding sequence ATGAAACGGCCCATTCTCATCCACCCCGATCCTCGCCTGAAGAAGCACTGCGATCCTGTCGACGATCTGTCGGACGATCTACGCGTGCTTGCGGACGACATGCTGGAAACGATGTATGCCGCGCCCGGCATCGGCCTTGCGGCACCGCAGGTCGGTGTCATGTCGCGACTGATCGTGCTGGATTGTGTGAAATCCGACAGCGAAGATGCGCATCGCCCACTGGTCATGTTCAACCCCAAGGTTCTGGCAAGCTCGGACGAACGCAACGTCTACGAAGAGGGCTGCCTGTCGATCCCCGACCAATACGCCGATGTGGAACGCCCCAAGATCGTCGATGTGGAATGGATCGATCGCGACGGCAAGCTGCAGTCCGAGACCTTCGATGGTCTCTGGGCGACCTGTGTGCAGCATGAGATCGACCACCTCGAAGGCAGGCTGTTTATCGACTACCTCAAACCGCTGCGACGTCAGTTGATCACCCGAAAAATGGTCAAACTAAAGAAAGAACGCGCGCGGGAACGGGCATGA
- a CDS encoding MalY/PatB family protein encodes MSRFDEVIDRVGTHAMKWDMMEARYDVSPEDGLAMWVADMDFRAPDCISQALQGMVDHGVYGYFGDDRAYLDAVRWWAEERHGWQVEPEWIFSTHGLVNGISMCLQAYTDPGDSVVLFTPVYHAFARVIRAAGRKVVECPLVLEDGRYVMDLDEYDTLMTGAEKMVILCSPHNPGGRVWSRSELQAVAGFAERHDLLLVSDEIHNDLVMPGYTHVPMAVAAPDILDRLVMMSATTKTFNIAGAHIGNVIVPDEALRARFGKAMSAMGISPNSFGLVMATAACSPEGAAWVDELVQYLDGNRRLFDEGINAIPGVQSMPMEATYLGWVDFAGTGMTREEFTRRVEREAKIAVNHGPTFGYGGERYLRFNFATPRARVAEAVARMQAAFSDLQ; translated from the coding sequence ATGAGCCGTTTTGACGAAGTGATCGACCGCGTCGGCACCCATGCGATGAAGTGGGACATGATGGAGGCGCGCTATGACGTCTCGCCCGAGGATGGGCTGGCGATGTGGGTTGCGGACATGGATTTCCGCGCGCCCGACTGCATATCGCAGGCATTGCAGGGCATGGTCGATCACGGGGTTTATGGCTATTTTGGCGATGACCGGGCCTATTTGGACGCCGTGCGCTGGTGGGCAGAAGAACGGCACGGATGGCAGGTTGAACCAGAGTGGATCTTTTCAACCCATGGTCTGGTGAACGGCATTTCCATGTGCCTGCAGGCCTACACAGACCCGGGGGACAGCGTTGTCCTGTTCACGCCGGTTTATCACGCCTTCGCGCGGGTGATCCGGGCTGCGGGCCGCAAGGTGGTGGAATGCCCTCTGGTTCTGGAGGATGGCCGCTATGTCATGGATCTGGACGAGTACGACACGCTGATGACCGGAGCAGAAAAGATGGTAATCCTGTGCTCCCCCCACAATCCCGGCGGGCGCGTATGGTCCAGGTCGGAATTGCAGGCGGTGGCGGGCTTTGCCGAACGCCATGACCTGCTGCTGGTCTCGGACGAGATTCACAACGATCTGGTGATGCCGGGCTATACGCATGTACCGATGGCGGTTGCAGCGCCCGACATTCTGGACCGGCTGGTGATGATGTCGGCCACCACCAAAACCTTTAACATCGCGGGTGCCCATATCGGCAATGTGATCGTTCCAGACGAGGCCCTGCGGGCGCGTTTCGGCAAGGCCATGTCTGCCATGGGCATCTCTCCCAACTCCTTTGGTCTGGTCATGGCAACCGCCGCCTGTTCGCCCGAAGGCGCCGCCTGGGTCGATGAACTGGTGCAGTATCTGGATGGCAACCGGCGGCTATTTGACGAGGGGATCAATGCCATTCCGGGTGTCCAGTCGATGCCGATGGAGGCGACCTATCTTGGCTGGGTGGATTTCGCCGGCACCGGGATGACGCGCGAGGAGTTTACGCGCCGCGTCGAACGCGAGGCGAAAATTGCGGTGAACCACGGACCAACCTTTGGCTATGGCGGCGAGCGTTATTTGCGGTTCAACTTTGCCACCCCACGCGCGCGGGTGGCCGAGGCCGTGGCACGGATGCAGGCGGCGTTTTCTGATTTGCAGTAA
- a CDS encoding trimeric intracellular cation channel family protein has product MTPLVLLDYAAVLVFALTGALVASRAQLDIVGFAFLAGVTGLGGGTLRDVLLDRPPIWVADQTYLGVVTGAAVLVFFTAHLLESRMKAILWLDALALGVAVAAGAGLAQRLGQPPAVVLVMGIATGCAGGLARDVVANEVPLVLKQGELYVTCALAGSLATVLAVGVGAPPALAAALTALVTIGLRAGSLALGWRLPVYKPRPPRV; this is encoded by the coding sequence ATGACGCCGCTTGTCCTGCTCGACTATGCCGCCGTGCTGGTTTTTGCGCTGACCGGCGCGCTGGTCGCCAGCCGCGCCCAGCTTGATATCGTGGGCTTTGCCTTTCTCGCCGGGGTGACCGGCCTCGGCGGCGGCACCCTGCGGGACGTGCTTTTGGACCGCCCGCCGATCTGGGTCGCCGACCAGACCTATCTCGGCGTCGTCACCGGGGCGGCGGTGCTGGTCTTTTTCACCGCGCACCTGCTGGAAAGCCGAATGAAAGCGATCCTCTGGCTCGATGCCTTGGCGCTGGGCGTCGCCGTGGCGGCCGGGGCCGGGCTGGCGCAGCGGCTTGGCCAGCCGCCTGCAGTGGTTTTGGTCATGGGCATCGCCACCGGCTGCGCAGGTGGGCTGGCGCGCGACGTGGTCGCCAACGAGGTGCCGCTGGTGCTGAAACAAGGTGAACTCTACGTCACTTGCGCGCTGGCAGGGTCGCTGGCCACTGTGCTGGCCGTTGGGGTGGGCGCTCCCCCTGCACTGGCCGCCGCGCTGACCGCGCTGGTCACCATTGGCCTGCGCGCCGGATCTCTGGCCCTCGGCTGGCGCTTGCCGGTCTACAAACCCCGCCCGCCTCGCGTTTGA
- the rnhA gene encoding ribonuclease HI: protein MPKILAYTDGACSGNPGPGGWGALLRAKDGDTIVKERELSGGEPQTTNNRMELLAAINALESLSRASNITVVTDSAYVKNGVTSWIHGWKRNGWKTAAKKPVKNVDLWQRLEEAQKRHTVTWEWVKGHAGHPENERADELARAGMAPFKK from the coding sequence ATGCCTAAGATTCTTGCCTATACAGACGGTGCCTGTTCCGGAAATCCCGGCCCCGGCGGCTGGGGCGCGCTGCTGCGTGCCAAGGACGGCGACACGATCGTCAAGGAACGCGAACTCAGCGGCGGTGAGCCGCAGACCACCAACAACCGGATGGAACTGCTGGCTGCAATCAACGCGCTGGAATCGCTCAGCCGCGCATCCAACATCACCGTCGTCACGGATAGCGCTTACGTCAAAAACGGCGTCACCAGCTGGATTCATGGGTGGAAGCGCAACGGCTGGAAAACCGCCGCCAAGAAGCCGGTCAAGAACGTCGACCTCTGGCAACGGCTGGAAGAGGCGCAAAAGCGCCACACCGTCACCTGGGAATGGGTCAAGGGCCACGCAGGCCACCCGGAAAACGAACGCGCCGATGAGCTTGCACGCGCCGGCATGGCGCCGTTCAAGAAATGA
- a CDS encoding class I SAM-dependent DNA methyltransferase, which produces MTDPETIRLYNARAKDYADVTEGAGPDATLRAFLAALPPKARVLDLGCGPGRSAGILAAAGHQVEAWDASEGMVALAAKRPGVTARLAEFNALTASAVYDAIWANFSLLHAPRAEMPRHLAAIRQALKPGGLAHVAVKEGTGSQRDTLGRLYTYYTEPELSLLLTQAGLTPGPFRHGEGMGLDKIMAPWISVTSYA; this is translated from the coding sequence ATGACCGATCCTGAAACCATCCGCCTCTATAATGCCCGTGCCAAGGATTACGCCGATGTAACCGAAGGCGCCGGGCCTGACGCCACGCTGCGCGCCTTTCTCGCCGCCCTGCCGCCAAAGGCGCGGGTGCTTGATCTGGGGTGCGGGCCGGGCCGCTCTGCCGGGATACTCGCTGCCGCCGGACATCAGGTCGAGGCATGGGATGCCTCTGAGGGGATGGTGGCGCTGGCTGCCAAACGGCCCGGCGTCACCGCGCGACTGGCCGAATTCAACGCCCTCACAGCCAGTGCGGTCTACGACGCGATCTGGGCCAACTTCAGCCTGCTACACGCCCCGCGCGCCGAGATGCCCCGGCACCTTGCCGCGATCCGACAGGCTCTGAAGCCCGGCGGCTTGGCGCATGTCGCCGTCAAGGAAGGCACGGGTAGCCAGCGCGATACCCTTGGCCGCCTCTATACCTATTACACCGAACCCGAACTGTCCTTGCTGCTTACGCAGGCCGGCCTCACCCCCGGTCCCTTTCGGCACGGAGAGGGTATGGGCCTCGACAAGATCATGGCGCCCTGGATCTCGGTGACCTCCTATGCCTAA
- the ispH gene encoding 4-hydroxy-3-methylbut-2-enyl diphosphate reductase yields MSSQSLPPLTLLLAAPRGFCAGVDRAIKIVEMALDKWGAPVYVRHEIVHNKYVVDDLRAKGAVFVEELEDCPDDRPVIFSAHGVPKAVPAEAARREMIYVDATCPLVSKVHIEAARHSENGLQMIMIGHAGHPETVGTMGQLPAGEVLLVETVEDVAGVQVRDPERLAFVTQTTLSVDDTAGIVAALQARFPAIVGPHKEDICYATTNRQEAVKAIAPRADALLVVGAPNSSNSKRLVEVGRRAGCAYAQLVQRATDIDWRALDGITSIAITAGASAPQILIDEVIDAFRAHYDVTVDVVETAQENVEFKVPRVLRVPA; encoded by the coding sequence ATGTCCTCCCAGTCCCTTCCACCGCTTACCCTGCTGCTGGCCGCGCCGCGTGGGTTCTGTGCGGGTGTGGATCGCGCGATCAAGATCGTCGAGATGGCGCTCGATAAATGGGGCGCACCGGTCTACGTCCGGCATGAAATCGTGCACAACAAATACGTTGTCGACGATCTGCGCGCCAAAGGCGCCGTTTTTGTCGAAGAGTTGGAAGATTGCCCAGACGACCGCCCGGTGATCTTTTCCGCCCACGGCGTCCCCAAGGCTGTCCCGGCAGAGGCCGCGCGCCGTGAGATGATCTATGTGGACGCGACCTGCCCACTGGTGTCCAAGGTCCATATCGAGGCGGCGCGTCACTCTGAGAACGGTCTCCAGATGATCATGATCGGCCACGCTGGGCATCCCGAAACTGTAGGCACCATGGGACAATTGCCGGCGGGTGAGGTGCTGTTGGTCGAAACCGTTGAAGACGTTGCAGGCGTTCAGGTGCGTGACCCTGAGCGGCTGGCCTTTGTGACCCAGACCACGCTGTCGGTGGACGACACAGCCGGGATTGTCGCCGCCCTTCAGGCGCGCTTTCCCGCCATTGTTGGTCCCCACAAAGAGGACATCTGCTACGCGACAACCAACCGGCAAGAGGCGGTCAAGGCCATTGCACCGCGTGCCGATGCGCTGTTGGTCGTGGGCGCGCCCAATTCGTCCAATTCCAAACGCTTGGTAGAGGTGGGGCGACGTGCGGGCTGCGCCTATGCGCAATTGGTGCAGCGGGCGACGGACATCGACTGGCGTGCCTTGGACGGCATCACGTCGATTGCCATCACCGCCGGGGCCTCGGCACCGCAAATCTTGATTGATGAGGTGATCGACGCATTCCGCGCTCATTACGACGTGACGGTTGACGTTGTGGAAACGGCACAGGAAAATGTGGAGTTCAAGGTGCCGCGCGTGTTGCGCGTACCCGCATAG
- a CDS encoding LabA-like NYN domain-containing protein translates to MFYKDERLALFIDGSNLYAAAKALGFDIDYKLLRQEFARRGKMVRAFYYTALLENDEYSPIRPLVDWLHYNGFTMVTKPAKEYTDSQGRRKVKGNMDIELTVDAMELAPRVDHIVLFSGDGDFRPLVESLQRQGVRVSVVSTIRSQPPMIADELRRQADNFIELDELREVIGRPPRDVQVERNFEVAATGK, encoded by the coding sequence ATGTTCTACAAGGACGAACGGCTTGCGCTGTTCATAGATGGCTCGAATCTTTACGCGGCCGCCAAAGCTCTCGGTTTCGATATCGACTACAAGCTGCTTCGGCAGGAGTTTGCGCGTCGCGGCAAGATGGTTCGGGCCTTCTACTACACCGCGCTTCTGGAAAATGACGAGTATTCGCCGATCCGTCCGCTTGTGGATTGGTTGCACTACAACGGCTTCACCATGGTGACAAAGCCCGCGAAAGAATACACCGACAGCCAGGGCCGCCGCAAGGTTAAGGGCAACATGGACATCGAACTCACGGTCGATGCCATGGAACTCGCGCCGCGCGTGGATCACATCGTACTGTTCTCCGGCGACGGAGATTTTCGTCCACTGGTCGAAAGCCTGCAACGTCAGGGCGTGCGTGTTTCGGTTGTGTCGACCATCCGGTCGCAGCCGCCGATGATCGCGGACGAACTGCGCCGTCAGGCCGACAACTTCATCGAACTGGATGAATTGCGGGAGGTCATTGGCCGCCCGCCGCGCGACGTTCAGGTCGAGCGCAACTTTGAAGTCGCTGCCACTGGCAAGTGA
- the folK gene encoding 2-amino-4-hydroxy-6-hydroxymethyldihydropteridine diphosphokinase: protein MEQEFLIALGSNLGSEAGGRGETLVSAVAAMAAAGLRLRRLSRFYATPCFPAGAGPDYVNACAAITGPDTSEALLQILHRIEADFGRERLQRWASRSLDLDLLAAEDAVFPDVPTQTRWRTLPPESQRCVTPDRLILPHPRLQDRVFVLVPLADIAADWRHPLTGDTVAQMLAKLPRQDRAEARPI, encoded by the coding sequence ATGGAGCAAGAATTCCTTATCGCACTGGGATCCAACCTGGGTTCTGAGGCGGGCGGACGCGGAGAGACCCTGGTATCGGCCGTGGCCGCGATGGCCGCCGCCGGGTTGCGCCTGCGTCGGCTGAGCCGCTTTTATGCGACACCGTGCTTTCCGGCAGGTGCCGGGCCGGACTATGTCAATGCCTGCGCCGCCATCACCGGACCGGACACGTCCGAAGCCTTGCTGCAAATCCTGCACCGGATCGAGGCGGATTTCGGCCGCGAACGCCTGCAACGCTGGGCCAGCCGATCACTGGATCTTGATCTGCTGGCGGCGGAAGATGCCGTTTTTCCGGACGTTCCCACCCAGACCCGGTGGCGCACCCTGCCCCCCGAATCGCAACGTTGCGTCACCCCTGACCGTCTGATTCTTCCACATCCCAGGCTGCAGGACCGGGTATTTGTCCTGGTGCCGCTGGCGGATATTGCGGCGGACTGGCGCCACCCGCTGACCGGGGACACGGTGGCTCAAATGCTGGCCAAACTGCCCCGGCAGGATCGTGCCGAGGCGCGGCCAATCTGA